Proteins encoded together in one Triticum dicoccoides isolate Atlit2015 ecotype Zavitan chromosome 7B, WEW_v2.0, whole genome shotgun sequence window:
- the LOC119336566 gene encoding uncharacterized protein LOC119336566 has product MWPGCGGRFYWAPAPPSGARGVVVVFAWVWSDEAQLRPFVELYASLGWRCLVCHPDLVSLYLSEKAATLACGVISELAKELKVKPLPTVFASFSGGSKGCMYKVIQLLDGRCEGDAMMKDYRLVRNCISGQVYDSGPVDFVSDVGTQFLQNPVIGTSSQPSMLRSLMAKALASGMDTLFPSRIEAQRAEYWHTLYSSAGLGSVLIFCSEGDDLAPCHVVCGFARRLVELGTDVKVIKWSDSPHIGHYKLHEAEYRTAVDDILKKALVTFCHRSQLEGTSAAWDQDYKIAHCVCNLHNVAANSNESLRRVANSPSDHFFLPSSKDHHDSREPDSLIEEQKRSLPYPARMEPQGVLGQIMFDVCVPKNVEGWDIKPTASPNGRPTLASARQLGPFNPIKYLRRSRL; this is encoded by the exons ATGTGGCCCGGCTGCGGCGGCCGCTTCTACTGGGCGCCCGCGCCGCCGTCGGGGGCGAGGGGCGTCGTGGTCGTGTTCGCGTGGGTGTGGAGCGACGAGGCGCAGCTGCGGCCGTTCGTCGAGCTCTACGCCTCGCTCGGCTGGCGCTGCCTCGTCTGCCACCCCGACCTCGTATCGCT GTATCTCTCTGAGAAAGCAGCAACATTGGCATGTGGTGTTATTAGTGAGCTGGCAAAG GAATTGAAAGTAAAGCCATTGCCAACTGTGTTTGCTTCTTTTTCTGGTGGCTCAAAGGGATGCATGTACAAGGTTATTCag TTACTAGACGGAAGATGTGAAGGAGATGCAATGATG AAGGACTATCGGTTAGTTAGAAACTGTATCTCTGGCCAAGTTTATGACTCTGGCCCAGTGGATTTTGTGAGCGATGTGGGCACACAGTTTCTTCAAAATCCTGTAATTGGCACTTCATCTCAACCATCCATGCTACGTTCCTTGATGGCAAAGGCTCTGGCATCTGGAATGGATACTCTCTTCCCAAGCAGAATTGAAGCTCAGCGTGCAGAATATTGGCACACGCTATACTCATCAGCA GGGTTGGGTTCAGTTCTTATATTTTGCTCGGAAGGCGATGATCTTGCTCCATGCCATGTTGTCTGTGGTTTCGCCAGGCGTTTGGTCGAACTAGGCACAGATGTTAAAGTAATCAAGTGGAGTGATTCCCCTCATATTG GCCATTACAAGTTGCATGAAGCGGAATACAGAACTGCCGTCGATGATATACTGAAGAAAGCTCTTGTCACCTTCTGCCACAGAAGCCAGCTGGAGGGCACTAGTGCTGCATGGGATCAGGACTACAAGATAGCACACTGTGTGTGCAATCTACACAATGTGGCCGCCAATTCAAATGAGAGCCTGAGAAGGGTAGCCAACAGTCCCAGCGACCATTTCTTCTTGCCAAGTTCAAAGGACCATCATGATTCTAGGGAACCAGATTCTCTGATTGAGGAGCAGAAACGGTCACTACCCTATCCAGCCAGGATGGAGCCTCAAGGAGTCCTTGGCCAAATAATGTTTGATGTCTGTGTTCCGAAAAATGTTGAAGGATGGGACATCAAGCCAACAGCGTCTCCGAATGGACGACCAACGTTGGCTTCTGCACGGCAACTGGGTCCGTTCAATCCCATCAAGTACCTCCGCCGTTCAAGGCTATAG